The Odocoileus virginianus isolate 20LAN1187 ecotype Illinois chromosome 14, Ovbor_1.2, whole genome shotgun sequence genome contains the following window.
GGGGAAGAATGAAGTGAAACATTAACGAAAATTTTTTGCTAAAACCAAAATGATGGCAATATTTGCTTTACCTTTACTTGTGCTCTTCACTCTACTTAAATGATAGATAATAAAAATCTCAACAGTGGTGCTTCTCTGTATCTCAGCTCGCATATCTTTTTAAGTTAGGGGTAAGCCTTTGTTTTGGTTACCTGTATGGGATGCAACATGATTAACAAGGTgataataaaagttttatatataaaggaattccttggctgtccagtggttaaagattCTGGACTTTCACTGCTTTGGGCCCAGGtctgtccctggttggggaacttaagagcccacctgctgcaggacaactaagcccacacactgcagtgaagagccAGTACAGTATATCTTCCccccatttatatatgtattataatttGGTGCAGTATAGGTTTGTATGCCTGCTTTGCTGATCCAGGCAGTCAGATACCTGAAGGTTCTGTCAAGACCAGAGAGAAGTATGTAGCATATGTGTGCTGTTTGCTTCTGTGTAATTTGGCCTGTTTGTAAACTGAATCACAACTTAGGAAGGATCACTTCAAACAGATGGTAAGGTGCAGTTGAAAGTGATAGTTTCTAATATCCCCTGAGATGTAACTAATTTATCAAAACGGGGGATATCTTCTGAAGCTTGTCTGAGGAATTATAATACTGAAGGTGTGAAAATGGTTTATTTTCTTAGTCTGTTTTAAAACAGCACTTTTATTTGGGATGATTCTTGAGACGATTGAAATGCCGTTTATTCAAGAACTTGAGCCATATCTGGAATTTACTAGTGCACATGTCCAGTTTAGAATTTTGTTCCTTAAAATAATCCACTAATGTTCTGAACATTTTCAGCTTTTGCCTTCTCTTTCTGCTAAAGAACAGTTAAATCTAGTTTGGCATAGTATCCCTTTGGGCTAAAATCTGCATGGGGCCAGTCGCAATTAAATAGCTCTTTAATGCTTCTCCCCTACCCTTACCAACACTTAATGAAAGACCAAACTTTTAGTTAGTTAGTTTTGGCCATACCAAGCAGCTTTTTGCTTTGCTCGgttccccaatcaggaattgaaccctgaccatggcagtgaaagctggGAATCCTAACCAGTAGGCCACGAGGAAACTCCTGCACAGTTTGTTGGAAATGAACAACCTGCCCTTGTGTCTAGAATATCTTCTGTTTAATTATCTGAAAAGacattcagttttcttcttttcatacaTAATCTGCCTGGTAGGTAGCACTCTGTTTAAGGTGGTTCTGGGTACTTTTGTTACTTATGGGGGACTAATACAGCAGTTCTCGTGGGCTTAGGTCAGAAGTAGAGTAGAAGCTCCTGGTTTGGAGGGTCACATAAACAGATCTTGAGAGATCTAGGAAATGCTCAAAGACGAGAAGGTAATGTTTATTTGCCATTATCAGAggagttatttatatttatagattGGTATTTTGTTCATTAGATGTgtattttggttctttttttttcccccatcttgaCAGTGGAGAGTTTTATTCCCAAGAGAATGAGAAATGCTTAGGCTATATGTAGGAAGTAGAATGCTTTTGCACTGTAACCTACTTTTAACCTGTCCCTAGGCTAGAAGCAACAAAGCTATTGATAGATTTGCCGTATTTCTTTAGAAAGTGATATTTTTCTTACCTCTTGAAACTATCAGTAGGCCTGTGGTTGTACTTAACTTTGTAGTTTTATTGCagataaataaagtttaattttgtGGTCATTGTCCCTCACTTTGGTTAGTGACAAAGTAACCAGTTTGAATATTTGCTTTAATCGAAATGGCAGTTAGATCACTTACTAATGAAAGGAGTGGATCAtaattaagaatatatattttctgtgttaTGATTGCCTCCTCCATACTTTTTGAATGGTGATTGCTTCTCTGGCATAAGGAAATAAATTCTAGAACTCTGCTGAACTGAAAGGATCCCAGTGCAGGAAAGAAGGGAGCTATCATGTTCTAGTTTGTATGTTATGGTTACTAAAACGTCATGATCTGCAATATAGCATCTCCAGTTACCCCTACTTTAAGAGCTGACACtaatgttttacttatttaagATGGCCTCCATTGCTAGCCACCTgacaaaactgagaaaatttagcttcttcagcatcttAGTTGTTTATACAGATCTATAGGTGACAAAAGCATAGTGCCTGTATAGAGAAATGTATAGAATCCTTTCTCATTGAACTGATGTTCCTGGTTTCTAATGGTATACTCATATCAAGTAAATATGAATGTTTAAGAAACAAAGTAGAATTTTAGAGGGAATTACTTATCCTTGACAACTTATACATAATGAACTGTAAAATACCCGCTGTTAGGCATTTTGTAATCTATGTATCTTAACTATGAAATTAGTTTTCATTCACTTTCATGATGATCAAGATcccagagaagagaaacagaccTTAGGGAAACAAAGGTTTTGACAGgttaatggtttttccagtgtcatacAGCCCAGTTAGTAAGAGTACCAAGTCCCAAATACAGATGATGCTACCTACCCAAGTGTGCCTGTCTCCAGGTAGGTTAAAACTTCAACGTTATCAACAGCTAATTTTTATTAACCAGAGGCCCTTAAAGAAGCCTAGTAAGTATAATGGGCAAAGAAAAAAGGTTCTTATTAGGAGGTTCTTTTCTCTTGGGTTACTTAACATGATTCTAAACCaattttattacattaaaatctttttagaaacattttctttttctttttttagaaacatTCTCAAAAGGTGATGACATTACTATTAAGACAAAATTGgtcctattttttgttttaatctcctGGAACAcatgataaatatataataaatgaaaagaaatgcctAACAGAGCAAGAATTAAAACATCCTTGGGATCCAGGAATCCTAGGTTTCAGGGTTTTTAGAAAATGCACAGAGTAACACTTTGAAGGGAAAAGGGTGAGTTGCACATAGAAGAAGTCATAAGTTGACTGAGTGCATGGTTCACAGTAAATAAAGTTTGTGGCTAATTAACTAGTTCCTAATTTGTATTTCCAAAatcaagatatatatttttattttttttccacagctTTCCCATGGTTTGGCATGGACATCGGTGGAACTCTGGTAAAGCTATCATATTTTGAACCTATTGATATCACAGCAGAGGAAGAACAAGAAGAAGTTGAGAGCTTAAAAAGTATCCGGAAATATTTGACTTCTAATGTGGCATATGGATCCACTGGTATTCGGGATGTGCACCTTGAACTGAAAGATTTAACACTTTTTGGCCGGAGAGGGAACTTGCACTTTATCAGATTTCCAACCCAGGACCTGCCTACTTTTATACAAATGGGAAGAGATAAAAACTTCTCAACATTACACACGGTGCTATGTGCTACAGGAGGTGGTGCTTACAAGTTTGAAGAAGATTTTCGCACAGTAGGTATTTCACTCAGAGGCAAAGATTGATATCTattctcttcaatttttaaaatatgaggctTGGTTTCTGTTTGGTATGTTCCTTAGACTGGTTCTCTGTGCTGATACAGAGGAAGTATATATTCTTGACTtgcccttttttttaaaaaaaaacatgccaTTAGGATATTTggcttcacagtgttgtgttggtctctgccatgcGTCAGCATGGATTAGCCTAGGTACACACACATCCACTCCCCCGGAGCCTCCCTGCCAGCCCTCTAAATGTCGCAGGGCACCAGGCTGCGCTCCTTACAGCACATCCTGTTGGCTGGCTGTTTTACATTGGCATGGCAAAGAGTCCGCCTTCCAGTGGAGGTGAGGCAAGaggtatgggttcagtccctgggttgggaagatcccctggggtaagaaatggcaacccactccagtattcttgcctggaaaatcccagggacaggaacctggcaggttatggtccgtagagctgcaaaaagtcagaggtgacagcacacacacagtgcacatGTTCCAGTGGAGTGCgctcagttcgtcccaccctctgtTCCCCAGCTGTGGACACAAatgtgttctctatatctgtgtctatgTTGCTACCCTGCAGATAGAgacatcagtaccatttttctcaattccatatatatgcgttaatatatgatatttgtctttctctttttgacttagttcactctgtaaaacaggctctaggttcatctacctcactcagttcagttcagtcgctcagttgtgtccgactctttgcgaccccatgaagcgcagcacgccaggcctccctgtccatcaccaactcccggaggccacccaaacccatgtccattgagtcggtggtgccatccaaccatctcatcctctgtcatccccttctcctctggccctcaatctttcccagcatcaggtcttttcaaatgagtcagctctttgcatcaggtggccaaagtattagagtttcagtttcaacatcagtcattccaatgaacacccaggactgatctcctttaggatggactggttggatctccttgcagtccaagggactctcaagagtcttctgcaacaccacagttcaaaagcatcaattctttggtgctcagctttctttatagtccaactctcacatcgatacacgactactggagaaaccatagccttaactagacagacctttgtcggcaaagtaatgtctctgctttttaatatgctgtctaggttggtcataaccttccttccaaggagtcttttaatttcatggctgcaatcaccatctgcagtgactttggagcccagaaaaataaagtcagccactgtttccccatctatttgccatgaagtgatgggaccagatgccatgatcttagttttctgaatgttgagctttaagccagctttttcactctcctctttcactttcatcaagaggctctttagttcttcttcactttctgccatagggtggtgtcatctgcttatctgaggttactgatatttctcccggcaatcttgattccagcttgtgcttcctccattgatcaaattcattctttcttgtggctgagtaatattctgttgtaaatATGtacaacttatttatccattcatctacatGACTTAGTTTTGATTGGCGCATTTAAAAACCTTTATACCGTGAGTAAAAATTGGCCAGAGTTGGGCCTGTTATACATAATATTTGGTAAACCATGCTAAACTTAGGAACtgctacaaagttacagtaaagGTAGACTCCAGTGAATTTGGTAGTGTGCAAAGCCAGATATAAATGGGgcttgaaatattttcatattctgtGTTTGCTTGGTTTTTTGAGTATTAATCTAATCATCTCTCCTAAGGACACTCATCTTCCCAGACTCCAACTGAAGTTTGTATGTTTTGATTAATAGACACCTGAATGAAGTTCCTATTACccctttttttcttgtgttttaatATCATCAATCCCACCACATTCCAGTCTTGAAGGGAGGGGGGTCATTTGGATGTGGCAAGAGGATTATGCAAGCAGTGATTTTTGTGCTAGTGGGGGTTTGCCAAGCTTCCACTCCTTCCCATTAGGACAAAGATTAAAAAGTTGATACTTGGATTtactgaaatttgtttttcttgaaaatatgcatgctgctgctgcttcagtcgcttcagtgtctgactctgtgcaaccccatagatggcagcccaccaggttcccccatccctaggattctccaggcaagaacactggagtgggttgccatttccttctccaatgcatgaaagtgaaaaatgaaagaggaccATTTAAATATGCATGTgaatttctcaaattcatgtaAGAAAAATCTATTAATAGAGTATAAGTATATGGCTCACAGAAGTGAATACCTTGTAATTTGGGGTAgcttaaaaatctataaatttttactaaaaatttttatGATGAGTAGTACTGACTTGTATTCAGTTTATTGAGTAATCTGACCATAAATTTCATGAATTTGAAACCAGTTTGTTTGGATGTGTGATACTTAATGgttgccagtattcttgccaaaaggAGTGTCCTTGAAGCCACCTCTTGTCAAGCCATTGGAAATGCTGGTATTCAAATTACAGAgttctaatttttcttaaaagaaatattagTATTTTCTAGTGATGAGgttttataatatttgtttttgttggtgttcagtcattTACTAAGCTAATATTTGAGCATCTAGTATTTGTTAGGTTATTGTGCTAGACACTGAGAACTCAGCTAGGAATAAGACACGGACTAGGCTGTCAAAGAGTACAGTTTCCTAGACCACATGGTTAAGTGAATTACAAATGGAAGTATAGTGCATTATAATTAATAGTATTGCTATGAAAAGAGATGCCATTCAAACTCAAGGAGGATACCTGATAAGTCCTTAGAGAATGGGAAAGCATTATCAAAGCTGAGATCTTTTATAGCAAATATAATCTACCCTTTACTAACCAAAAGTGAATTTAATAATTTCACATTAGTACCGAAACTATAATATAAAGATAGGAAATTAAGGTATAACTGATTAATGTTGTATGTCGGTAAATAGAAGTAGGTAGATTCTCTGGTAGGGTCACCAGGAGGGCATAGTGAAGCAGTTAGGTTTAGACGCTTGTGTGGACATAgattagggctttccaggtggctcagtggtgaagtatcctgccagtgcaggaggcgcagaagacacaggtttgatccctggtttgggaagatcccttggagaagctgatggcaacccactccagtattcttacctggaaaatcccctggatagaggagcctggcgggctgtagtccatgccatcgcaaagagctggagaggactgagcagctgagcactcGCTCACGCGTGCACATAGATTGATCTTAATTTCTGAAGCCACACGTGTTTCACTGGAGAATCAACTATGTCAGTGGTGTTGCTGTTGTGATATAACTCTCCAGGATGCTAAACAACACAAGGGAAAGTTCCAAACAAAAGTGCAACACTCCTTAGTTTATATGATGGTTTCATTCCTTGCAAATTTAGGATGTATTTAAAACCGTGTAAAAAATACCTTGTATTTATACACATAGTTAAAACACTTGTTTACATAGGCTCAgtctattaaaaacattttcctactACTGTCTAAACAAAAATATCTGTCAGAATGTTCAAAGATAATGCAGAAAAAGGGTTAATTCTTTGTTTTGCACAAGTGCCCACCCACTCCAGATATCTGGTACCCCACCCAAGTAACTGCCTACTCCTCCCCATCTTGGTGAAAACTAAAATATCCCCACAGATTTCCAGAATGTCTCTAGAAGAAATACTACCACTCTTGAGAACCACTGTATTAAATGAAGCCCCTGAGAgattttggggcttcaaaatctcttacaaaagaaagcaataaaaacaaagggGTTATAGCTGGTTTTGAAGTTCTGTGGAGTACATGAAAATTATATAGTTAAGTATTTTGAATGCTATTCTTTGTTCACTTTATAAAGCTGCTTTTGGGGTTTGTTCACAGATTGGAAACCTCCACCTGCACAAGCTGGATGAACTTGACTGCCTTGTGAAGGGCTTGCTGTATATAGATTCTGTCAGTTTCAATGGACAAGCAGAGTGCTATTATTTTGCCAATGCCTCAGAACCTGAGAGGTGCCAAAAGATGCCTTTTAACCTGGATGATCCCTATCCGCTCCTGGTAGTGAACATTGGTTCGGGAGTCAGTATTTTAGCAGTCCATTCCAAAGACAGCTATAAACGAGTAACCGGAACAAGGTGGTAGCATTTTTATTCTTAGAGCAGCATTCATATTGTTTTATTCTTACAAATTGTGAAGTCTTTATATACATATGGTAGCTTCATCAGAAAAAGTGTATTGTGCAATAGCTAAAAATGTAGATATGTAAGTAAAAGTTACAGTGTTGCAGATAGTACTGTTTTATAAGGCATGTGTGTAGACTCAAACTAAAATCATGAGATGTTTGTATTTGGTTAGTGTCAGTTGTCATTAAAATTTCCATAATGAAGTGTGACTTTTTATCTGGAATGATTCcaataatacttttattttccaaaacatttttctcatttttatatagatatatttaagcCTAAAGCTTACCACATGCTTATTTGATTCATATTTAAAGTACAAAgtatttggggtttccctggtggcccagtggtaaagaatccatctgccaatgcaggaaacatatgctgctgagcagctaagcccatgcacacaTAATTGAACCTGTGCTTTAGAGCTTGGGAGCCGCAGTCACTGAAGCCTGCACattggagcccgtgctctgcatcAGGAGAACTCGCCGCAGTGAAAAGCCTGCGCGCCACACCCAGAGAGTAGGCCCCGCCGTGTTGGTGCTCGTGCAGTGGAAAGACCCAGGGTGGCCAGATGtaaattgtttgtttttcaagttgAAGTATTTAGCAACCTTGTAATTAATTCAACAGGCTGAATTTAACATGAGctcttacctggtggctcaaatagtgaagaatacacctgcagtgcAATTTAGGAGaactagttcaatccctgggttgggaaaatcccttggagaagggaacggctacccactccagtattctctcctgaagaattccatggacgaggagcctggcaggctacagttcacggggtcacagagtcggacatggctgagcaactttcactttcttttctataaTACCGGAAATACAGATGTGAA
Protein-coding sequences here:
- the PANK3 gene encoding pantothenate kinase 3; translation: MKIKDAKKPSFPWFGMDIGGTLVKLSYFEPIDITAEEEQEEVESLKSIRKYLTSNVAYGSTGIRDVHLELKDLTLFGRRGNLHFIRFPTQDLPTFIQMGRDKNFSTLHTVLCATGGGAYKFEEDFRTIGNLHLHKLDELDCLVKGLLYIDSVSFNGQAECYYFANASEPERCQKMPFNLDDPYPLLVVNIGSGVSILAVHSKDSYKRVTGTSLGGGTFLGLCSLLTGCESFEEALEMASKGDSTQADKLVRDIYGGDYERFGLPGWAVASSFGNMIYKEKRESVSKEDLARATLVTITNNIGSIARMCAVNEKINRVVFVGNFLRVNTLSMKLLAYALDYWSKGQLKALFLEHEGYFGAVGALLGLPNFS